A window of Aliarcobacter trophiarum LMG 25534 contains these coding sequences:
- a CDS encoding sensor histidine kinase, whose amino-acid sequence MKITKEKKIVQRIKFIPVIFVAVILVLILFFISFEAKNTYEEEKIDMEQDFISHNKQNVQDEVYRTYNYIKYLQENTENELKTTIKNRVYEAHALATNIYETYKDKKSKAEIFELIKIALDKIRYNDGRGYFYIDDIYGNKLLLPLDKINEGRNFLNYKDANGYAFVQTIVDSIKNKTERYDEYVWKNPNTLKDSKKIAFYKYFEPFNVAIGTGEYLEEFEEMVQKKAIEYINLIRFSGSRYIFIVKNSGELLAHIKKELIGKDVSFDVISKNDNKTFLELAKDGDGFYSYYQKDLDEATKDIKTSYIKSEKRWGWIIGAGFYENDLEKDLISLREKIDEKYSAYMKKVSILFLILLFFLFFISKKFSDYLQKKLQDFKNELKKNQKFLNQKTKMATMGEMIENIAHQWKQPLSFITISTSSMRLKKDANILNNDELIEGLNKIESRAKYLAQTIDDFRNFFNPNKKICSFLLEECISKTLSLSSISFNTSKINIIKNIENIEFISNENELIQAFLNILNNAKDELEKRDYDRYIFIDIFRQDGYIVFEFKDNAGGIKEENLSKIFNSHFTTKEDKQGSGIGLYMTKDIIEKSLFGTIEAQNVEYSYENKNYRGAKFIIKFKDK is encoded by the coding sequence GTGAAAATAACTAAAGAAAAAAAAATTGTTCAAAGAATTAAGTTCATTCCAGTTATTTTTGTAGCTGTTATTTTAGTTCTTATACTTTTTTTCATATCTTTTGAAGCAAAAAATACATATGAAGAAGAGAAGATTGATATGGAGCAAGACTTTATATCTCACAATAAGCAGAATGTTCAAGATGAGGTTTATAGAACTTATAATTACATAAAATATCTTCAAGAAAATACAGAAAATGAGTTAAAAACAACTATAAAAAATAGGGTTTATGAGGCCCATGCACTAGCAACAAATATATATGAAACTTATAAAGACAAAAAGAGTAAAGCTGAAATATTTGAACTTATTAAAATAGCTCTTGATAAGATAAGGTATAACGATGGTAGAGGTTATTTTTATATAGATGATATTTATGGGAACAAGCTTTTACTCCCACTTGATAAGATAAATGAGGGGCGAAATTTTTTAAATTATAAAGATGCAAATGGCTATGCTTTTGTACAAACAATAGTTGATAGTATAAAAAATAAAACTGAAAGATATGATGAGTATGTCTGGAAAAATCCAAATACTTTAAAAGATTCAAAAAAGATAGCATTTTATAAATACTTTGAGCCTTTTAATGTAGCTATAGGAACAGGTGAATACCTTGAAGAGTTTGAAGAAATGGTTCAAAAAAAGGCCATAGAATATATAAATTTAATAAGATTTAGTGGTAGTAGGTATATTTTTATTGTAAAAAATAGTGGAGAACTTTTGGCTCATATAAAAAAAGAGCTGATAGGAAAAGATGTAAGTTTTGATGTTATTTCAAAAAATGATAATAAAACTTTTTTAGAGTTAGCAAAAGATGGGGATGGATTTTATAGTTACTATCAAAAAGATTTAGATGAGGCTACAAAGGATATAAAAACAAGCTATATAAAGAGTGAAAAAAGATGGGGTTGGATTATTGGGGCTGGGTTTTATGAAAATGATCTCGAAAAAGATTTAATCTCTTTGAGAGAGAAAATAGATGAAAAATATAGTGCTTATATGAAGAAAGTCTCTATTTTATTTCTAATACTACTATTCTTTCTATTTTTTATATCAAAGAAATTCTCAGATTATCTGCAGAAAAAACTACAAGATTTTAAAAATGAATTAAAAAAGAACCAGAAATTTTTAAATCAAAAAACAAAGATGGCTACAATGGGTGAGATGATAGAAAATATTGCTCATCAATGGAAACAACCACTATCTTTTATAACTATTAGTACAAGCTCTATGAGATTAAAAAAAGATGCAAATATATTAAATAATGATGAATTAATTGAAGGCTTAAATAAAATTGAAAGTAGAGCAAAATATTTGGCTCAAACCATTGATGATTTTAGAAACTTTTTTAATCCAAATAAAAAGATTTGTAGTTTTTTACTTGAAGAATGTATATCAAAAACTTTGAGCTTAAGCTCTATTTCGTTTAATACAAGTAAAATTAATATTATAAAAAATATAGAGAATATAGAGTTTATATCAAATGAAAATGAGTTAATACAAGCATTTTTGAATATCTTAAATAATGCAAAAGATGAGCTAGAGAAGAGAGATTATGATAGATATATTTTTATAGATATATTTAGACAAGATGGATATATTGTTTTTGAGTTTAAAGATAATGCAGGTGGGATAAAAGAGGAGAACTTATCAAAAATATTTAATTCTCATTTTACTACAAAAGAGGATAAACAAGGGAGCGGAATAGGGCTTTATATGACAAAAGATATTATTGAAAAGAGCCTATTTGGAACTATTGAAGCCCAAAATGTAGAGTATAGTTATGAAAATAAAAACTATAGAGGCGCAAAATTTATAATTAAATTTAAAGATAAATAG